The Weissella confusa DNA window GCTGTAACCAAATGAACGCACTGCTTGAACCATTTGCATAGCTGCAACATCAGTGCCTTCACCCATGTTGGCAACGTAAACATCCAACGGTGCTTGTTCAGGCAACGTTGCACCCTCTGCTTCAAGCAACAACATCAAACGCTCAAGACCGATTCCAAAGCCGACACCTGGCATTTCTGGTCCGCCAAATTCTTCAACCAAGCCGTTGTAACGACCACCACCAGTGATTGTCGTCCAACCGCGACCAAGGGCAGCTGATTGCGTCATCACTTCGAAAATCGTGTGGTTGTAGTAATCCAACCCACGCACAACATTAGCGTCGACTTCGTAATCAATCCCCATTGCTTCAAGGTAGGCTTGAACCTTTTCCCAGTGCGCTTGGGCATCTTCCGTCAAGTAATCCAAGATTGATGGTGCATCTGCAACGATGGCTTGATCCTTTTCATCCTTAGAGTCCAAGACACGCAATGGGTTCTTCTCCAAACGCGTTTGTGAGTCAGCAGACAACTCATCAAAGTGCGGCTTCAAGAAGTCGATCAAGGCATTACGGTAGTTTTCACGTGATTCCTTGTCACCCAAAGAGTTAATCTTAACCTTCAAGTTCGTCACACCCAATGTTTGGAACAAATCAACTGCCATTGCAATAACTTCAGCATCCAAAGCAGGTGAGTCTGAACCCAAAGCTTCCACACCGATTTGGTGGAATTGACGCATACGACCGGCTTGTGGACGCTCGTAACGGAACATTGGTCCGATGTAGAACATCTTGTATGGCTTTTGGTGCTCAGGTCCAAACAACTTGTTCTCAACGAACGCACGAACAACACCGGCAGTACCTTCTGGACGCAAAGCGACGTGACGGTCACCCTTATCCTTGAAGTCATACATTTCCTTCGTCACAACGTCTGATGTATCACCAGCAGAACGGGCAAAAACATCAAAGCTTTCAAAAATTGGCGTACGTACTTCTGAGTATTGGTAGTCGCCGAACAAAAGGCGCGCCGTCTCTTCAACGTAGTGCCACTTCAATGATTCACCAGGGAGCAAATCAGCAGTTCCCTTTGGCTTTTGGAATGATTGCTTAGCCATGTTTAAAATTCCTCTCATGTTTCCGATGGTGCAAAACGAAAAGGCGCCCTCAACGACACTTCATGTATCGTCAAGGGCGCCTTTTAGCGCGGTACCACCTTGAATTTGGTCTCATGCCGTAACGTGGCAACACGCGCATTGCTGCGACCTAAAAAGTGTCCCCTTGCTTCAGTAACCACAGGCTTGCACCAGACCCTGCTCGCTTTCTTCTACCAACCACAAGTTTGCTTTCTCATCGGTTTATCTATGGGATTTATTATCCAATAGAAAGTAAATTGCGTCAAGGTCTATGGTGCCACTGTATAGCACATTAAGCGGGCATATAAACGTTCCATTTCAGTTACGCGATTTGAAACTGCTGGAACGGCCTGCCAGTCGGCTGCATTATCAAATTGCAAGAAGGCAGCACTCATATCATTAATTTGATTTTTCAACGTGGCCAAACTGTGTGCTTGTGTTTGGCCAACTTCGGCGTCAACAAAATTACGCAATTGAATGCCCAAATCACCTAAAGCTGCTGTAACCGCAGCCTTATCA harbors:
- the hisS gene encoding histidine--tRNA ligase, producing the protein MAKQSFQKPKGTADLLPGESLKWHYVEETARLLFGDYQYSEVRTPIFESFDVFARSAGDTSDVVTKEMYDFKDKGDRHVALRPEGTAGVVRAFVENKLFGPEHQKPYKMFYIGPMFRYERPQAGRMRQFHQIGVEALGSDSPALDAEVIAMAVDLFQTLGVTNLKVKINSLGDKESRENYRNALIDFLKPHFDELSADSQTRLEKNPLRVLDSKDEKDQAIVADAPSILDYLTEDAQAHWEKVQAYLEAMGIDYEVDANVVRGLDYYNHTIFEVMTQSAALGRGWTTITGGGRYNGLVEEFGGPEMPGVGFGIGLERLMLLLEAEGATLPEQAPLDVYVANMGEGTDVAAMQMVQAVRSFGYSAERDYQDRKLKAQFKTADKLGARFIITIGERELAEQTANLKNMTTGEEITVKLAELYTGLPEFIEVEEDVEEEN